The following proteins come from a genomic window of Paucimonas lemoignei:
- the codA_1 gene encoding amidohydrolase 3 — protein sequence MNALRIINARCEDNACAELHVENGYFVDAFSPATTQFETLDLQGKLLMPGLIETHIHLDKACIMQRCHLQEGTLAEAVAQTRNAKAEFTEDDVYQRGAHVLDKAILQGTTHMRTHVELDPQIGLIGFNAIRRLQADYAWAISLEICVFPQEGMLNNPGTEQLLCQALESGATVLGGCPYMDSDPNAQIQRLFELAVHYDCDLDLHLDFDLNPEGMTVMEVARCSQLHGWGGRVTIGHVTKLSTLSKEQMTVLGMHLAKVGVHVTCLPSTDLFLMGRESFHNKPRGLAPLAHLQACGVTCSVSTNNIGNPFTPYGDASLIRQANLFANVSQMGTVPQLLQCLAWVSSESARLLRLQDYGLQPGCRADFIVFDAPSAAAVIAEISTPLMGFKGGRQTFSRPVGTLLRPGKAGS from the coding sequence ATGAACGCCCTGCGAATCATCAACGCCCGATGTGAAGACAACGCCTGCGCCGAGCTGCATGTCGAAAACGGCTACTTTGTCGACGCCTTCAGCCCCGCCACCACGCAATTCGAGACTCTGGACCTTCAGGGCAAATTGCTGATGCCGGGATTGATCGAAACCCATATCCACCTTGACAAAGCCTGCATCATGCAGCGTTGCCATCTGCAGGAAGGCACCCTCGCCGAAGCCGTGGCTCAGACCCGAAACGCCAAGGCCGAATTCACCGAAGACGATGTGTACCAGCGCGGCGCCCACGTGCTGGACAAAGCCATCCTGCAAGGCACCACCCACATGCGCACCCATGTGGAACTGGACCCGCAGATTGGCCTGATTGGCTTCAACGCCATCCGCCGCCTGCAAGCGGATTACGCCTGGGCCATCAGCCTGGAAATCTGCGTTTTCCCGCAAGAAGGGATGCTGAACAACCCCGGTACCGAACAGCTGCTGTGCCAGGCACTGGAAAGCGGCGCGACAGTGCTGGGCGGCTGCCCCTACATGGACAGCGACCCGAATGCCCAGATCCAGCGTTTGTTCGAGTTGGCAGTGCACTACGACTGCGACCTGGACCTGCACCTGGATTTCGACCTGAACCCGGAAGGCATGACGGTCATGGAGGTGGCGCGTTGCAGCCAACTGCATGGCTGGGGCGGCCGCGTGACCATTGGCCATGTGACCAAACTGTCGACGCTATCCAAAGAGCAGATGACCGTACTGGGCATGCATCTGGCCAAGGTCGGCGTGCACGTCACCTGCCTGCCCAGCACCGATCTGTTCCTGATGGGCCGCGAGTCGTTTCACAACAAGCCGCGTGGGCTGGCGCCGCTGGCGCATTTGCAGGCCTGTGGCGTGACGTGCTCGGTGTCCACCAACAACATCGGCAACCCGTTCACCCCCTATGGTGATGCATCGCTTATCCGTCAGGCCAACCTGTTCGCCAACGTCAGCCAGATGGGCACCGTGCCGCAACTGCTGCAGTGCCTGGCCTGGGTCTCCAGCGAATCCGCGCGTCTGCTTCGGTTGCAGGATTACGGCCTGCAACCGGGCTGTCGCGCCGATTTCATCGTCTTCGACGCACCCTCGGCAGCGGCGGTGATCGCCGAGATCAGCACGCCCTTGATGGGGTTCAAGGGGGGTCGGCAAACCTTCAGCCGACCGGTCGGGACGCTGCTCAGGCCTGGGAAGGCCGGATCATGA
- the mdlA_2 gene encoding mandelate racemase/muconate lactonizing protein yields MRIVDIREKTVSIASPIANAYIDFSKMTCSVVAVVTDVIRDGKPVIGYGFNSNGRYGQGALMRDRFLARVLEADPESLIDHANDNLDPFAIWKALMTNEKPGGHGERSVAVGTIDMAVWDAVAKIEGKPLYRLLADRYRNGVADDKVWVYAAGGYYYPGKDHSKLQQEMRGYLERGYEVVKMKIGAVPLAEDISRIEAVLEVVGSGRRLAVDANGRFDQQTAIAYAEALRPYDLFWYEEAGDPLDYALQAELANHYELPMATGENLFSHQDARNLLRHGGMRPDRDYLQFDCALSYGLVEYMRTLKVMEDMGWSSRRVVPHGGHQMSLNIAAGLHLGGNESYPDVFQPFGGFADGIRVENGYVGLPDIPGVGFEAKSALYAVMRELGEG; encoded by the coding sequence ATGCGCATCGTCGACATTCGTGAAAAGACGGTCTCCATTGCTTCGCCCATTGCCAATGCCTACATCGACTTTTCGAAAATGACCTGTTCAGTGGTGGCCGTGGTCACGGATGTGATTCGCGACGGCAAGCCCGTGATCGGCTATGGCTTCAACTCCAATGGGCGTTACGGGCAGGGTGCGCTGATGCGTGACCGGTTTCTGGCGCGGGTACTGGAAGCCGATCCTGAAAGCCTGATCGACCACGCCAATGACAACCTTGACCCGTTTGCCATCTGGAAAGCCTTGATGACCAACGAAAAGCCAGGCGGGCATGGCGAGCGTTCAGTGGCGGTGGGCACCATCGACATGGCAGTGTGGGACGCGGTGGCAAAAATCGAGGGCAAACCCTTGTATCGCCTGCTCGCCGACCGCTATCGCAATGGCGTGGCCGACGACAAGGTCTGGGTCTACGCGGCGGGGGGCTATTACTACCCCGGCAAGGACCACTCCAAGCTGCAGCAGGAAATGCGCGGTTATCTGGAGCGTGGCTACGAGGTGGTGAAGATGAAAATCGGCGCCGTGCCGCTGGCCGAAGACATCAGCCGGATCGAAGCGGTGCTGGAAGTGGTCGGCTCCGGTCGACGTCTGGCGGTGGATGCCAATGGCCGCTTTGACCAGCAGACCGCCATCGCCTACGCAGAAGCGCTGCGCCCCTACGACCTGTTCTGGTACGAAGAAGCCGGTGACCCGCTCGACTATGCGCTGCAAGCCGAACTGGCCAACCACTACGAGTTGCCAATGGCGACCGGGGAAAACCTGTTCTCGCACCAGGACGCGCGCAACTTGCTGCGCCACGGTGGCATGCGCCCGGACCGCGATTATCTGCAATTCGACTGCGCGCTTTCCTATGGTCTTGTGGAGTACATGCGCACCTTGAAAGTCATGGAAGACATGGGCTGGTCATCGCGCCGCGTGGTGCCCCATGGTGGTCACCAGATGTCATTGAACATTGCCGCGGGCCTGCACCTGGGCGGCAATGAGTCCTACCCGGATGTATTCCAGCCCTTCGGTGGTTTTGCCGATGGCATCCGTGTCGAAAACGGCTATGTCGGCTTGCCGGATATTCCTGGCGTCGGCTTCGAGGCCAAATCCGCCCTCTATGCGGTCATGCGAGAACTGGGCGAAGGCTGA
- a CDS encoding valyl-tRNA synthetase: MRILVLAVATLALAGLSLGAHAKDVSKNGRSICTWGSGIAAGAQEAKLSGVTLYGARNKLQNRKFPQPWMRMTAMGITEQTYKSTSRLKPAAIKQTYYEQCIKHELARR, from the coding sequence ATGCGGATTCTTGTTCTGGCCGTCGCGACGCTCGCGCTGGCAGGCCTTTCTCTAGGCGCGCACGCGAAGGATGTCAGCAAAAACGGGCGCTCGATTTGCACCTGGGGGTCCGGGATTGCGGCAGGCGCTCAGGAAGCCAAGCTGTCGGGTGTCACCTTGTACGGCGCGCGCAACAAATTGCAGAACCGCAAGTTTCCTCAGCCGTGGATGCGCATGACCGCCATGGGCATTACCGAGCAAACGTATAAGAGCACTTCGCGGCTGAAACCCGCCGCCATCAAACAAACCTACTACGAGCAGTGCATAAAACATGAATTAGCACGACGCTGA
- the pleD_5 gene encoding diguanylate cyclase: protein MLLNDPVTLLLIIIPFGLMTTLMLCLSWFGVGQRHTPLHWWVAGDLFLAAYRIVTLLQPGVAGGDYAWLGVLDPISAFLLNTTLLLFAVGAHSLALYQLSDRTGSPRRQAVLLLTPPLMYGLGAALLLFTSYIVAWFLLMVFVAIAIQLWVTYPLRTRYRGAWGLLAGHVALLAFHGYNVIALVIEPMPPLAFDEPDMFSLSALAMDFMVSFLFTLCFALILQEQLRHQVLQMSITDTLTGALNRRGAMTSLLSVPRAATSGRYPLTIAMIDLDHFKLINDQYGHATGDAVLQTFSASVRRLKRKTDVFVRWGGEEFLLAFPDTRIPEAQHFLTRLRDLLHAQSGQPFALGFSAGLAQTEALENQEDFERLLRSVDKALYRAKIHRDRVEVVEMSDL, encoded by the coding sequence ATGCTTCTGAACGATCCTGTCACCTTGTTGCTGATCATCATCCCGTTCGGGCTGATGACCACGCTCATGCTTTGCCTGTCGTGGTTCGGCGTTGGGCAACGGCATACCCCCCTGCACTGGTGGGTGGCCGGTGATCTGTTTCTGGCGGCTTATCGCATCGTCACGCTGCTGCAGCCGGGGGTTGCCGGAGGCGATTATGCCTGGCTGGGGGTGCTCGACCCGATCAGCGCGTTTTTGCTCAACACCACCCTGTTGCTGTTTGCCGTGGGCGCCCACAGTCTGGCGTTGTATCAATTGTCCGATCGTACCGGCAGCCCTCGACGGCAAGCCGTTCTGCTCCTGACGCCGCCGCTGATGTACGGGTTGGGCGCTGCGCTGCTGCTGTTTACGTCCTACATCGTGGCCTGGTTCCTGTTGATGGTATTCGTCGCCATTGCCATTCAGCTGTGGGTGACCTACCCGTTGCGCACCCGTTATCGCGGTGCGTGGGGGCTGTTGGCCGGTCACGTCGCGCTGCTGGCTTTCCACGGCTACAACGTCATCGCGCTGGTGATCGAGCCCATGCCGCCCCTGGCGTTCGATGAGCCGGACATGTTTTCCCTGAGCGCCCTGGCGATGGACTTCATGGTCTCGTTCCTGTTTACCCTGTGTTTCGCCCTGATTCTACAGGAGCAGTTGCGCCATCAAGTGCTGCAAATGAGCATCACCGATACCCTGACCGGCGCCCTGAACCGCCGAGGCGCGATGACCAGCCTGCTGAGTGTGCCCCGAGCGGCCACGTCCGGGCGTTACCCGCTGACCATCGCGATGATTGACCTGGACCACTTCAAACTGATCAACGACCAGTACGGCCACGCCACTGGCGATGCGGTGCTGCAGACCTTTTCTGCCAGCGTCAGGCGTCTCAAGCGCAAGACCGACGTGTTTGTCCGCTGGGGTGGCGAGGAGTTTCTGCTGGCCTTTCCAGATACCCGCATTCCGGAGGCGCAGCATTTCCTGACCCGCCTGCGCGACCTGCTCCACGCGCAGTCGGGGCAACCCTTCGCTCTGGGCTTCAGCGCCGGTCTGGCCCAGACCGAAGCACTGGAAAACCAGGAAGACTTCGAGCGTCTGCTGCGTTCGGTGGACAAAGCCCTGTATCGCGCCAAGATTCATCGGGACCGGGTTGAGGTGGTGGAGATGAGTGACCTGTAA
- the livH_4 gene encoding inner-membrane translocator, with amino-acid sequence MFTAAIVTGLGLGSMYALLALGFHLTYVVSRTVNFAQGSAMMVGAVLGYTFCITWGWSLWLALPLTLLLCALYGLAIERWLVRPFHSRGSQAWLMATVAGGILVDNLALFTFGKEPRQFESSLVNLNVQLFGNNVGALQLLIPLAGAAIALALYLMRRYTRLGKVLEACVQNPRAAMLMGINVNRVVAIAFALSTVFAAIAGLLIAPLFSVNAEMGMLFGLKAFAVAILGGIASAGGVFAAGLLFGLAEALITLYFGSAFTQIFTFALVILALAIRPNGLFGSKALVKV; translated from the coding sequence ATGTTCACCGCCGCCATTGTTACCGGGCTCGGTCTGGGCAGCATGTACGCGTTGCTGGCGTTGGGTTTTCACCTGACCTACGTCGTCTCGCGCACCGTCAACTTTGCCCAGGGCAGCGCCATGATGGTCGGCGCGGTATTGGGCTACACCTTCTGCATCACCTGGGGCTGGTCGTTGTGGCTCGCCCTGCCGCTGACGCTGCTGCTGTGCGCCCTTTACGGCCTGGCCATCGAGCGCTGGCTGGTGCGGCCCTTCCACAGCCGCGGCTCACAGGCCTGGCTGATGGCAACGGTGGCAGGCGGGATCCTGGTGGACAACCTGGCGCTCTTCACGTTTGGCAAGGAACCGAGGCAGTTCGAAAGCAGCCTGGTCAATCTCAATGTCCAGCTGTTCGGCAATAACGTCGGTGCATTGCAACTGCTGATCCCGCTGGCTGGCGCGGCCATTGCACTGGCGCTGTACCTGATGCGGCGCTACACCCGGCTGGGCAAAGTACTGGAAGCCTGCGTGCAGAATCCTCGGGCGGCGATGCTGATGGGCATCAACGTCAATCGGGTCGTGGCCATCGCCTTTGCTCTGTCTACGGTGTTCGCGGCCATTGCAGGATTGCTGATTGCACCGCTGTTCAGCGTCAACGCGGAGATGGGCATGCTGTTCGGCCTCAAAGCCTTCGCGGTGGCGATTCTCGGAGGCATCGCCAGCGCGGGCGGCGTGTTTGCTGCCGGGTTGTTGTTCGGCCTGGCGGAAGCCTTGATCACCCTGTACTTCGGTTCGGCCTTTACGCAGATCTTCACCTTCGCGCTGGTCATCCTGGCCTTGGCGATTCGTCCCAACGGGCTGTTCGGCAGCAAGGCACTGGTGAAAGTATGA
- the dctA_2 gene encoding Sodium:dicarboxylate symporter has protein sequence MNTATRWYQHLYIQVLIGIVIGGLLGYLVPGFAAKLQPLADGFIKLIKMLLAPIIFGTVVVGIAKMGSIKEVGRIGGKALLYFEIVSTLALVIGLVVVNIMNPGEGMNIDVASLNAGAVSGYAQVAQAQGGVVEFFMNIIPTTLFDAFAKGAMLQVILISVLMGVALVQLGETGKPLVNIIDLLLQGLFKIVAMVMRLAPIGAGAGMAFTIGKYGIGTLLSLGHLILALYVTTLFFIIVVLGSIARWSGVPLWTFVRYFKDEILVTLGTCSTEAVLPRMMVKLEKLGCRRSVVGMVLPTGYTFNSDGTCIYLTMAAIFVAQATNTPLGLGDQLVVLGVLLLTSKGSAGVAGAGFVTLAATLSVIPEIPLVGLVLLLGVDRFLNEARAVTNLIGNGIGTIAIAKWDGAFDQAIADREIAAMKNPAAVIAPVTAPMPAPVTQTGKS, from the coding sequence ATGAACACCGCCACACGCTGGTATCAGCATCTCTACATCCAGGTTTTGATCGGCATCGTTATCGGTGGCCTGCTGGGCTACCTGGTCCCCGGTTTTGCCGCCAAGTTGCAACCGCTGGCTGACGGCTTTATCAAGCTGATCAAGATGCTTCTGGCTCCGATCATCTTCGGCACAGTCGTCGTCGGCATTGCGAAAATGGGCAGCATCAAGGAGGTCGGTCGGATCGGCGGCAAGGCCTTGCTCTACTTCGAGATCGTTTCCACCCTTGCGTTGGTGATCGGGCTGGTGGTGGTCAACATCATGAATCCGGGGGAGGGCATGAACATTGATGTGGCTTCTCTCAACGCCGGTGCGGTCAGCGGTTATGCGCAGGTCGCCCAGGCCCAGGGCGGTGTCGTCGAGTTTTTCATGAACATCATCCCCACGACGCTGTTTGACGCCTTTGCCAAAGGCGCGATGCTTCAGGTGATCCTGATTTCAGTGCTGATGGGGGTGGCGCTGGTGCAGTTGGGCGAGACCGGCAAGCCGCTGGTCAACATCATCGACCTGTTGCTGCAGGGGCTGTTCAAGATCGTTGCCATGGTCATGCGTCTGGCACCGATTGGCGCGGGCGCGGGCATGGCGTTCACCATTGGCAAATATGGCATCGGGACGCTGTTGTCACTGGGGCACCTGATTCTGGCGCTGTACGTCACCACGCTGTTTTTCATCATTGTGGTGTTAGGCTCGATTGCCCGCTGGTCCGGCGTGCCGTTGTGGACCTTTGTGCGCTATTTCAAGGATGAAATTCTCGTCACCCTCGGCACCTGCTCCACTGAAGCGGTGCTGCCACGCATGATGGTCAAGCTTGAAAAACTCGGTTGCAGGCGTTCGGTGGTCGGCATGGTGTTGCCCACCGGTTATACCTTCAACTCCGACGGCACCTGTATTTACCTGACCATGGCGGCGATCTTTGTGGCGCAGGCCACCAACACCCCGCTGGGCCTGGGGGATCAATTGGTGGTGCTGGGTGTGCTGCTGCTCACCTCCAAAGGCTCGGCGGGGGTGGCCGGCGCAGGTTTTGTGACCCTGGCGGCAACCCTGTCGGTGATCCCGGAAATCCCGTTGGTGGGCCTGGTGTTGTTGCTCGGCGTGGACCGCTTCCTCAACGAAGCCAGGGCCGTGACCAACCTGATCGGCAACGGCATCGGCACAATTGCTATCGCCAAGTGGGATGGCGCGTTTGACCAAGCCATTGCCGACCGGGAAATCGCGGCCATGAAAAATCCGGCTGCGGTGATTGCGCCTGTGACTGCCCCGATGCCTGCCCCGGTGACACAGACGGGCAAATCATGA
- a CDS encoding membrane protein: MSAQRGLVLLARGGYAARGVVYLIIGIFAVLAAQGSSQPADSHDSLEALLSQPFGHFMVGLVVIGLLAFAAWRILQATRDVDHHGTEFKGLVIRGGLLVGGVTYGALAFFALGLMISAMASSGDSGGKTEDLLTWILSWDHSNLLVYLVALVPLGVGITHIIKGWKATFEQYFEADEEVMRYVTPVSRFGLIARGVAFIEIAVLLAVSGSRYQAMHPPGLKDALNGLQSLPAGGVVLMIVALGLIAFSAYSFAEAAWRRINMDVPNAPHAVTRHFSSGTR, from the coding sequence ATGTCCGCGCAACGTGGCCTTGTTTTACTTGCCCGAGGGGGCTATGCCGCTCGAGGTGTCGTCTATCTGATCATTGGTATTTTTGCGGTGCTGGCGGCCCAGGGCTCATCCCAGCCAGCGGACAGCCATGACAGCCTTGAAGCGTTATTGAGCCAGCCGTTCGGCCACTTCATGGTCGGGCTGGTGGTCATCGGGCTGCTTGCCTTTGCCGCCTGGCGAATCCTGCAGGCCACCCGCGATGTGGATCACCATGGCACCGAATTCAAAGGCCTGGTCATCCGTGGCGGCTTACTGGTGGGCGGCGTGACTTACGGTGCTTTGGCATTTTTTGCCCTGGGGCTGATGATCAGTGCCATGGCCAGCTCTGGCGACTCAGGTGGCAAAACCGAGGATCTGCTGACGTGGATCCTGTCCTGGGATCACTCCAACCTTCTGGTTTATCTGGTGGCGCTAGTGCCGTTGGGCGTGGGTATCACTCACATCATCAAAGGCTGGAAAGCCACGTTCGAGCAGTACTTTGAAGCGGACGAAGAGGTGATGCGCTACGTGACCCCTGTTTCGCGCTTCGGTCTGATTGCCCGTGGCGTGGCCTTTATTGAAATCGCCGTGTTGCTGGCAGTCAGTGGCTCGCGCTATCAGGCCATGCACCCGCCGGGCCTCAAGGATGCACTCAATGGCCTGCAGTCTCTGCCCGCTGGCGGTGTGGTGTTAATGATCGTCGCCTTGGGCTTGATCGCGTTCTCTGCGTACAGCTTTGCCGAAGCGGCGTGGCGTCGGATCAACATGGATGTGCCTAACGCACCCCACGCGGTGACGCGTCATTTCAGCAGCGGCACGCGCTAA
- the livF_3 gene encoding ABC transporter-like protein, producing MKDTKSLAAPVFIALLAASCGVMAFTLDSYSLLVFTLCALAAVVGVGLNILIGLSGQISFGHIAFYAIGAYVSALLTLAGWPLWLALPLAGVIAGLIGALLAIPALRVSGPYLAMITIAFAFVVHHSLIEWRDVTGGSNGLMGIPLPEFAGLDPATLLALLAAALMIGALLFYQRLSHSSWGKAMRAVKASEIAARSLGFNPVLSKTLAFALSAALTGLAGGLLAPLLMFINPESFPFSQSILFVLAVIVGGSGMLFGPLIGALLIVLVPELLSDFAEYRLLIFSVLLLLVLWIAPNGLLGALARRWIKPTSLLPPAASNHARIAEHLRSRGPSSGLRVTDIGIRFGGVQAAQHVNLHAPAGSITSIIGPNGAGKTTVLNMISGFYAPDSGQIELQQPLAGLPAWKSARAGIARTYQTTLLFGEMSVLDNLLVAMQKGRLGLPFSRSSAEQRNLAMDLLALVGYRGEVNIPAEDLPHVDRRLVEIARALATAPAVLLLDEPAAGLSRRDTDELAVLLRTLAGFGLTVILVEHDMALVMSVSEHLLVLDAGKPIASGPPSEIRENAQVIAAYLGGTDYQATPRPQPWDGSRDARLYVKDLVIDYGASAVVDHVNLLVNPGELVAILGANGAGKSSILQCLAGLHRATSGSILLDNESIEHASASSIAAQGLALVPEGRQVFPYLSVRDNLLLGGYSRREAFDADAEIEAILKRFPRLRDRIDNPAGLLSGGEQQMVAVGRGLMAKPKILLLDEPSLGLSPAMIGELYDALSALRDEGVTILLVDQMANLALQVADRAYVLETGRIVKSASAAELRDDKELAAAYLGESAVPQPGVCA from the coding sequence ATGAAAGACACTAAATCCTTGGCGGCTCCGGTATTCATCGCACTGTTGGCCGCGTCTTGCGGCGTCATGGCGTTTACTCTGGACAGCTACTCCTTACTGGTCTTCACCCTCTGCGCCCTGGCGGCGGTGGTGGGTGTCGGCCTGAATATTCTGATTGGCCTGAGCGGGCAGATTTCCTTCGGGCACATCGCGTTTTATGCCATCGGCGCCTATGTCTCGGCCTTGTTGACCCTGGCCGGTTGGCCGCTCTGGTTGGCACTGCCACTGGCGGGGGTCATTGCCGGATTGATCGGTGCATTGCTGGCGATCCCGGCGCTGCGGGTCAGCGGTCCTTACCTGGCGATGATCACCATTGCCTTTGCGTTCGTGGTGCATCACAGCCTGATTGAATGGCGGGACGTAACCGGTGGTTCCAACGGCCTGATGGGCATCCCGCTGCCGGAATTTGCCGGGCTTGATCCTGCCACCCTCCTGGCCCTGCTGGCCGCGGCGCTGATGATTGGCGCGCTGCTGTTCTACCAGCGTTTGAGCCACAGCAGCTGGGGCAAGGCCATGCGTGCGGTCAAGGCCTCGGAAATCGCCGCGCGTTCGCTGGGCTTCAACCCGGTGCTGAGCAAGACGCTGGCCTTTGCCCTGTCTGCGGCCTTGACCGGTCTGGCCGGTGGCCTGCTGGCGCCACTGCTGATGTTCATCAACCCCGAATCCTTTCCGTTTTCCCAGTCGATCCTGTTTGTCCTCGCGGTGATCGTGGGCGGCAGCGGTATGCTGTTCGGGCCGCTGATCGGTGCCTTGCTGATCGTGCTGGTGCCGGAGTTGCTGTCGGATTTCGCCGAATACCGCTTGCTGATTTTTTCGGTGCTATTGCTGCTGGTGCTGTGGATTGCCCCCAACGGGCTGCTGGGCGCCCTCGCCCGGCGCTGGATCAAGCCCACCTCATTGCTGCCGCCTGCTGCCAGCAATCACGCACGCATCGCTGAACATCTGCGCAGCCGAGGCCCGTCCAGCGGCTTGCGTGTCACTGACATCGGCATCCGCTTTGGCGGCGTGCAGGCGGCGCAACACGTCAATCTGCATGCGCCTGCGGGCAGCATCACCAGCATCATCGGCCCCAACGGCGCGGGTAAAACCACCGTGCTGAACATGATCAGCGGCTTTTACGCCCCGGACAGCGGCCAGATCGAACTGCAACAGCCTCTGGCTGGCCTGCCCGCCTGGAAAAGCGCCCGCGCCGGTATCGCCCGCACCTACCAGACCACGCTTTTGTTCGGCGAAATGTCGGTGCTCGACAACCTGCTCGTCGCCATGCAGAAGGGCCGTCTTGGCCTGCCTTTCAGCCGCTCCAGCGCCGAGCAGCGCAACCTGGCAATGGACCTGCTGGCCCTGGTCGGTTATCGCGGCGAAGTGAATATCCCGGCCGAAGACTTGCCCCATGTGGATCGCCGTCTGGTGGAAATCGCCCGGGCATTGGCCACGGCACCGGCAGTGTTGCTGCTGGACGAACCAGCCGCTGGCCTGAGCCGTCGCGACACCGACGAGCTGGCGGTGCTGTTGCGCACGCTGGCCGGGTTCGGTCTCACGGTGATTCTGGTCGAACACGACATGGCCCTGGTGATGTCCGTGTCTGAACACTTGCTGGTGCTCGATGCTGGCAAGCCCATCGCCAGCGGCCCACCCAGCGAGATCCGCGAGAATGCGCAGGTCATCGCCGCGTACCTGGGCGGCACCGATTACCAGGCCACGCCTCGCCCGCAACCCTGGGATGGCAGCCGTGATGCGCGCCTGTACGTCAAGGATCTGGTCATTGATTACGGCGCGTCGGCAGTGGTCGACCACGTCAATCTGCTGGTCAACCCCGGTGAGCTGGTGGCGATTCTGGGGGCCAACGGCGCCGGCAAGTCCAGCATTCTGCAATGCCTGGCCGGGCTGCACCGGGCCACCAGTGGCAGCATCCTGCTGGACAACGAAAGCATCGAGCACGCCAGCGCCAGCAGTATTGCCGCACAGGGGCTGGCGCTGGTGCCGGAAGGTCGCCAGGTGTTCCCGTATTTGAGCGTGCGGGACAACCTGTTGCTGGGTGGTTATTCACGCCGCGAAGCCTTCGATGCCGACGCCGAAATCGAGGCCATCCTCAAGCGTTTCCCACGCTTGCGCGACCGCATCGACAACCCGGCCGGGCTGCTTTCCGGTGGCGAACAACAGATGGTCGCGGTCGGTCGCGGGCTGATGGCCAAGCCGAAAATACTCTTGCTGGATGAGCCGTCACTGGGTTTATCCCCCGCCATGATTGGCGAGCTGTACGACGCCCTGTCGGCCCTGCGTGATGAAGGCGTGACTATTTTGCTGGTGGACCAGATGGCCAACCTGGCCCTGCAAGTCGCCGACCGCGCTTACGTGCTGGAAACCGGGCGCATCGTCAAATCCGCCAGCGCCGCTGAACTGCGTGACGATAAAGAGCTGGCAGCGGCCTATCTGGGTGAAAGCGCTGTCCCACAGCCTGGAGTCTGCGCATGA
- the qseD_1 gene encoding LysR family transcriptional regulator — MELVWLEDFNALAESANFSRAADLRHVTQPAFSRRIRALENWVGVELFERTAQGAVLTEAGRSMLENARELTRRLYQMRMDVREVAGKATRTLHFAATHSLSFTFFPAWIRSVERGAPIEAIRLHSDNMTVCEHMLLSGEVQFLLCHQHPDVPPRFESSQFFSKQVGHDVLRPLHSPDLDVIRPLPLLSYTAESGLGRIIQAHRQNHLAEGNLDVVFSSHLAAVLLSMACQAKGVAWLPHSLAETEISAGRLIQAGAELENIQTQIRLFRPKTPLSDFAEQFWDGLQEHD; from the coding sequence ATGGAACTGGTCTGGCTGGAAGACTTCAACGCGCTTGCCGAGAGCGCCAACTTCTCCCGCGCCGCCGATCTGCGTCACGTCACTCAACCGGCGTTCAGCAGGCGTATCCGGGCGCTGGAGAACTGGGTGGGCGTGGAGTTGTTCGAGCGCACGGCGCAAGGCGCGGTGCTCACCGAGGCCGGGCGCAGCATGCTGGAAAATGCCCGCGAGCTGACCCGGCGGCTGTATCAAATGCGCATGGACGTGCGGGAAGTGGCGGGCAAGGCGACGCGGACCCTGCATTTCGCCGCGACCCATTCACTGTCGTTCACGTTTTTCCCGGCGTGGATCCGCAGCGTAGAACGCGGCGCCCCAATTGAAGCGATCCGCCTGCACTCGGACAACATGACAGTGTGCGAACACATGCTGCTCAGCGGCGAAGTGCAATTCCTGCTGTGCCATCAGCATCCGGATGTGCCGCCGCGTTTCGAAAGCAGTCAGTTTTTCAGTAAGCAGGTAGGCCATGATGTGCTTCGCCCGCTCCACTCCCCGGACCTGGACGTTATCCGCCCCCTGCCGTTGCTGAGCTACACCGCAGAGTCCGGGTTGGGGCGCATCATTCAGGCTCACCGCCAGAATCATCTCGCCGAAGGCAATCTGGACGTGGTGTTCAGCTCACACTTGGCGGCCGTGTTGCTGTCCATGGCCTGCCAGGCGAAGGGTGTCGCCTGGCTACCCCACTCCCTGGCCGAAACGGAAATCAGCGCCGGGCGCCTGATTCAAGCCGGTGCGGAACTGGAAAACATCCAGACCCAGATTCGCCTGTTCCGCCCCAAGACGCCGCTGAGCGATTTTGCCGAGCAGTTCTGGGACGGGCTGCAAGAGCATGACTGA